One segment of Acidimicrobiales bacterium DNA contains the following:
- a CDS encoding SET domain-containing protein — protein sequence MGRRGALRSRIASTGALYVAASPIDGIGVFAARPFATGEVVECCPVIVCPPPDETLIEQTQLRGLYFTWKDDAVGLALGYGSLYNHSWEPNAEYELDHRRRLARFRAVRHIAAGDEVTINYTGHPDGRGDLWFDLPAPPPA from the coding sequence GTGGGGCGCCGCGGCGCGCTGCGTTCGAGGATCGCGTCGACCGGCGCGCTGTACGTCGCGGCGTCGCCGATCGACGGCATCGGGGTGTTCGCCGCCCGGCCCTTCGCGACCGGCGAGGTCGTCGAGTGCTGCCCGGTGATCGTCTGCCCGCCCCCCGACGAGACGCTGATCGAGCAGACGCAGCTGCGGGGCCTCTACTTCACGTGGAAGGACGACGCCGTGGGGCTGGCCCTCGGCTACGGGTCGCTCTACAACCACTCGTGGGAGCCGAACGCGGAGTACGAGCTCGACCACCGCCGCCGGCTCGCCCGCTTCCGTGCCGTCCGCCACATCGCCGCCGGCGACGAGGTCACCATCAACTACACCGGGCACCCCGACGGCCGCGGCGACCTCTGGTTCGACCTGCCGGCGCCCCCGCCGGCGTGA
- the meaB gene encoding methylmalonyl Co-A mutase-associated GTPase MeaB, translating to MISGDPGALLDHAAAGSRRALARLITLVERGGDDARSVGRLTYPRGGEAYTLGITGAPGAGKSTITDRLVGHVRSMGTEVAVLAVDPSSPFSGGAILGDRVRMQGHAGDPGVFIRSMATRGHLGGLALATPEAIRVLDACNFPLVVVETVGVGQVEVEVAGWADTTVVVVNPRWGDAVQANKAGLLEVADVLVVNKADRPGAAEAERDLRTMLDMNLDPGPWRPPVVRTVATTGEGVDELWDAVAAHRAFLGDSGLLAARRARRLDDEVRAIVLHRLAARAEGRLSGPRYEQVSADLAARRTDPWSAAEALLGPSA from the coding sequence GTGATCTCCGGCGACCCCGGGGCGCTGCTCGACCACGCTGCCGCCGGGAGCCGCCGGGCGCTGGCCCGGCTGATCACGCTGGTGGAGCGCGGCGGCGACGACGCCCGGTCGGTCGGGCGCCTCACCTATCCCCGCGGCGGGGAGGCGTACACGCTCGGGATCACCGGCGCGCCGGGCGCCGGCAAGTCGACGATCACCGACCGCCTGGTGGGCCACGTCCGGTCGATGGGCACCGAGGTGGCGGTGCTGGCGGTCGACCCGTCGTCGCCGTTCTCCGGCGGGGCCATCCTCGGCGACCGCGTGCGCATGCAGGGCCACGCCGGCGACCCCGGCGTGTTCATCCGCTCGATGGCCACCCGCGGCCACCTCGGCGGTCTCGCCCTGGCGACGCCCGAGGCGATCCGGGTGCTCGACGCCTGCAACTTCCCGCTCGTGGTGGTGGAGACGGTGGGCGTGGGGCAGGTGGAGGTGGAGGTGGCGGGATGGGCCGACACCACCGTGGTCGTCGTGAACCCCAGGTGGGGCGACGCCGTCCAGGCGAACAAGGCCGGCCTCCTGGAGGTCGCCGACGTGCTGGTCGTCAACAAGGCGGACCGCCCCGGCGCGGCGGAGGCGGAGCGGGACCTGCGCACGATGCTGGACATGAACCTCGACCCCGGCCCGTGGCGGCCGCCCGTTGTGCGGACGGTGGCGACGACCGGCGAGGGCGTGGACGAGCTGTGGGACGCCGTCGCCGCCCACCGCGCCTTCCTGGGGGACAGCGGGCTGTTGGCGGCGCGGCGGGCCCGGCGCCTCGACGACGAGGTGCGGGCGATCGTCCTGCACCGCCTCGCCGCCCGGGCCGAGGGCCGGCTCTCGGGCCCGCGCTACGAGCAGGTCAGCGCCGACCTGGCCGCCCGCCGCACCGACCCCTGGTCGGCCGCCGAGGCGCTCCTCGGCCCCAGCGCCTGA
- the glgP gene encoding alpha-glucan family phosphorylase, producing the protein MKALRSFTVRAKLPPALAPLHELAMNLQWSWNGHTRNLFRWIDPGTWEVTGHDPVRLLGIVGRDRLETLTRDRAFMAFLSEVHGDLRNDLTSPSWFQERPSALRSVSYFSPEFGIAEAVPQYSGGLGVLAGDHLKAASGLGVPLVGVGLFYRMGYFRQELNPDGWQQERYPTLDPHAMAVRLVDGARVSVDLAGVEVSAQIWRADVGRVRLYLLDADIDDNDAEHRSVTDRLYGGGTEHRLRQEILLGIGGVRALDAVGEETQVFHTNEGHAGFLGLERIRRLVKGSDMSFAEAIESVRAGTVFTTHTPVPAGIDRFPHELMQRYFQGWADECSVPFDDLMALGHLPDEPPHNPFNMAVMGLRLAGMSNGVSALHGQVSRTMFSALWPDIPPEEAPITSVTNGVHAHTWVSDDMNDLLSRHLVPAWDEADATMWQRLAAARDDEIWRVREQSRERLVGFVRQRLRQAALGRGVSESDVAWCDEVFDPRILTIGFARRFAAYKRATLLLSQPERLRALLLSPDRPVQIVFAGKAHPADDIGKEMIRQIVQFSRDPAVRHRIAFVEDYDIAVARTLLQGCDVWLNTPRRPQEACGTSGEKAALNGALNCSILDGWWNEMFDGENGWAVSSAETYDDLGRRDAVEAGSLFEILEHQVVPLFYERVEGVVPRRWVRRIKSSLVSLGPRVTASRMVRDYVEQLYEPLAVRADDIGAGEYTRARELTSWKRRVLAQWDAVKVEAVDSDSAVADIGTDRTVSAVVSLGSLTPDDVAVQLIFGPVGPNDEITAPAVVTMDLVGEGPGPATYRYVCTFCAEQAGRYGFTVRVIPAHADLGTPVEMGRAAWA; encoded by the coding sequence CATTGTCGGCCGCGACCGGCTGGAGACGCTCACCCGGGACCGTGCCTTCATGGCGTTCCTGTCGGAGGTCCACGGCGACCTGCGCAACGACCTCACCTCCCCGTCGTGGTTCCAGGAGCGGCCCAGCGCCCTGCGCTCGGTGTCGTACTTCTCGCCCGAGTTCGGCATCGCCGAGGCCGTGCCCCAGTACTCGGGCGGCCTCGGCGTCCTGGCCGGCGACCACCTGAAGGCGGCCAGCGGGCTCGGGGTCCCGCTCGTCGGCGTGGGGCTGTTCTACCGGATGGGGTACTTCCGCCAGGAGCTCAACCCCGACGGCTGGCAGCAGGAGCGCTACCCCACCCTCGACCCCCACGCCATGGCGGTGCGGCTGGTGGACGGCGCCCGCGTCAGCGTCGACCTGGCCGGCGTCGAGGTCTCCGCCCAGATCTGGCGGGCCGACGTCGGCCGGGTGCGCCTGTACCTCCTCGACGCCGACATCGACGACAACGACGCCGAGCACCGCAGCGTCACCGACCGGCTCTACGGCGGCGGCACCGAGCACCGCCTGCGCCAGGAGATCCTCCTCGGCATCGGCGGCGTGCGCGCCCTGGACGCCGTCGGCGAGGAGACCCAGGTCTTCCACACCAACGAGGGCCACGCCGGCTTCCTCGGCCTCGAGCGCATCCGCCGCCTGGTCAAGGGGTCGGACATGAGCTTCGCCGAGGCCATCGAGTCGGTCCGCGCCGGCACCGTGTTCACCACGCACACACCCGTCCCGGCCGGCATCGACCGGTTCCCCCACGAGCTCATGCAGCGGTACTTCCAGGGGTGGGCCGACGAGTGCAGCGTCCCCTTCGACGACCTCATGGCGCTCGGCCACCTCCCCGACGAGCCCCCGCACAACCCGTTCAACATGGCGGTGATGGGGTTGCGCCTGGCCGGCATGTCCAACGGCGTGTCGGCGCTCCACGGGCAGGTCAGCCGGACGATGTTCAGCGCCCTGTGGCCCGACATCCCGCCCGAGGAGGCGCCGATCACGTCGGTGACCAACGGCGTCCACGCCCACACCTGGGTCTCGGACGACATGAACGACCTGCTGTCGCGCCACCTGGTACCGGCTTGGGACGAGGCCGACGCCACCATGTGGCAGCGCCTGGCGGCCGCCCGCGACGACGAGATCTGGCGCGTGCGCGAGCAGAGCCGCGAGCGCCTGGTCGGCTTCGTGCGCCAGCGCCTGCGCCAGGCGGCGCTCGGCCGGGGCGTCAGCGAGTCCGACGTGGCGTGGTGCGACGAGGTGTTCGACCCGAGGATCCTCACCATCGGGTTCGCCCGGCGCTTCGCCGCCTACAAGCGGGCGACCCTCCTGCTCTCCCAGCCCGAGCGGCTGCGCGCCCTTCTCCTGTCGCCCGACCGTCCCGTTCAGATCGTGTTCGCCGGCAAGGCGCACCCGGCCGACGACATCGGCAAGGAGATGATCCGCCAGATCGTCCAGTTCTCCCGCGACCCGGCGGTGCGCCACCGCATCGCGTTCGTGGAGGACTACGACATCGCCGTGGCCCGGACGCTCCTCCAGGGCTGCGACGTGTGGCTCAACACCCCGCGCCGGCCCCAGGAGGCGTGCGGCACGAGCGGCGAGAAGGCGGCTCTCAACGGCGCCCTGAACTGCTCGATCCTCGACGGCTGGTGGAACGAGATGTTCGACGGGGAGAACGGCTGGGCCGTCTCCTCGGCGGAGACGTACGACGACCTCGGCCGGCGCGACGCCGTCGAGGCCGGCAGCCTGTTCGAGATCCTCGAGCACCAGGTGGTCCCCCTGTTCTACGAGCGGGTGGAGGGCGTCGTGCCCCGGCGCTGGGTCCGGCGCATCAAGTCCTCGCTCGTCTCCCTGGGGCCGCGGGTCACCGCCTCGCGCATGGTGCGCGACTACGTCGAGCAGCTGTACGAGCCCCTGGCGGTACGGGCCGACGACATCGGCGCGGGCGAGTACACGCGCGCCCGCGAGCTCACGTCGTGGAAACGGCGGGTCCTCGCCCAGTGGGACGCGGTGAAGGTCGAGGCGGTGGACAGCGACTCGGCGGTGGCCGACATCGGGACCGACCGGACGGTGTCGGCCGTGGTGTCGCTGGGCTCGCTCACCCCCGACGACGTGGCGGTGCAACTCATCTTCGGGCCGGTGGGGCCCAACGACGAGATCACCGCGCCGGCCGTCGTCACCATGGACCTGGTCGGCGAGGGGCCGGGCCCGGCCACCTACCGCTACGTCTGCACGTTCTGCGCCGAGCAGGCCGGGCGCTACGGCTTCACCGTGCGCGTCATCCCGGCCCACGCCGACCTGGGCACGCCGGTGGAGATGGGGCGCGCCGCCTGGGCGTAA